A genomic region of Paenibacillus sp. PL2-23 contains the following coding sequences:
- a CDS encoding S-layer homology domain-containing protein, which translates to MAFMKRNGLLLVSALLLLSLWSPGSLLAAQEPMITLKATNGEAKVMLEVKGRGLADLYAFQFNLAYDPKKLRFLSAKSAIPGFTVEPIVTNGDILFAHSKVGSAKGTSGEATLATLTFEMLSAGPSIFTLYDVKLVDSGLDMLELSSRIQWTSLAFRDIAGHWAEASIGEAGARGWVAGYSDGTFRPSQPVTRAEFVAMLVRALDVPIPASPVLSFRDKESIPDWATAYIAAAIEAKLIEGYSDGTFQPGRLISRAEMASLIVRAEGIVPTPGEKPRFADADEIPVWAQPYIAAAVNRGWIQGVGNGRFAPLNNANRAAAVHLIVTLLEER; encoded by the coding sequence ATGGCCTTTATGAAGAGAAATGGACTGTTGTTGGTATCAGCGCTTCTACTCCTATCGCTCTGGTCTCCCGGCTCGCTGCTGGCGGCACAAGAGCCGATGATAACACTGAAAGCGACGAATGGGGAAGCCAAAGTGATGCTTGAAGTGAAAGGGCGGGGGCTGGCCGACTTGTACGCCTTTCAATTCAATCTCGCTTATGATCCTAAGAAACTGAGATTTCTGTCTGCCAAAAGCGCCATTCCGGGTTTTACGGTAGAGCCCATTGTAACAAATGGGGATATTCTGTTTGCGCATTCCAAGGTGGGCAGCGCCAAAGGGACAAGCGGCGAGGCGACTCTAGCCACCCTTACGTTCGAGATGCTCTCCGCTGGTCCGTCTATATTCACGTTGTATGATGTGAAGCTCGTGGACTCCGGTCTGGATATGCTGGAGCTGTCATCGCGGATTCAATGGACCAGTCTGGCCTTTCGCGATATTGCGGGGCATTGGGCAGAGGCGTCGATAGGGGAAGCGGGAGCACGGGGATGGGTAGCCGGCTACAGCGACGGGACCTTCCGACCCAGCCAGCCAGTGACGAGAGCGGAATTTGTTGCGATGCTCGTGCGCGCCTTGGATGTGCCGATACCAGCTTCGCCTGTGCTGAGCTTCAGGGATAAGGAGAGCATCCCTGACTGGGCGACGGCCTATATAGCGGCGGCAATAGAGGCGAAGCTGATAGAAGGCTATTCGGATGGCACCTTTCAGCCGGGCAGACTCATCTCGCGCGCCGAGATGGCGTCGCTGATTGTCAGAGCTGAGGGGATTGTACCGACGCCAGGCGAGAAGCCGCGCTTTGCGGATGCTGACGAAATCCCGGTGTGGGCTCAGCCCTATATTGCCGCTGCGGTGAATCGCGGCTGGATTCAAGGGGTCGGCAATGGGAGATTTGCTCCGCTGAATAACGCCAACCGGGCGGCAGCCGTTCATCTTATCGTAACGCTGCTAGAAGAGCGATAG